The Deltaproteobacteria bacterium genome contains a region encoding:
- a CDS encoding CHAD domain-containing protein, with product MAAPTLPPAGAALGDALRQIVALQSQRLRQHDSGTRRGEDPEALHSMRVAVRRLRAAVRIFAVAIPIRQREAFRRELHWLGESLGGVRDLDVQLVALRTYRASLSPAQRGGLAWLEPHVRRERTRRRGAMLVALDSRRYAILLTRLERFATGPRGPAQPAAAHDLLATAGRRILGRGAKRLLQRGNAIAAGDHDVTPEDLHALRIRAKRVRYLLEFLRELTGKPGRRLVKRLIRLQDLLGAHQDAVVATAFLHQATSAAPMESAGLLALGAYTEHQRQRAANARTEFRRAWCRFARKRTLEDLRALLRRLKALSRANPAPPAMPSADAAAL from the coding sequence TTGGCAGCGCCAACACTTCCGCCGGCGGGAGCCGCGCTCGGCGATGCTCTGCGCCAGATCGTCGCACTCCAATCGCAGCGGTTGCGGCAACACGATTCAGGCACGCGGCGCGGTGAAGACCCCGAGGCGCTCCACAGCATGCGCGTCGCGGTGCGTCGCCTGCGAGCCGCGGTGCGGATCTTCGCGGTCGCTATCCCGATACGACAGCGGGAGGCTTTCCGACGTGAGTTGCACTGGCTCGGCGAGAGCTTGGGTGGCGTACGCGATCTCGACGTGCAACTGGTGGCCTTGAGAACCTACCGCGCTAGCCTCTCACCTGCTCAACGTGGCGGGCTCGCATGGTTGGAGCCGCACGTGCGTCGCGAACGAACTCGCCGTCGCGGAGCGATGCTGGTCGCCCTCGACTCGCGCCGATACGCCATCCTACTGACGCGCCTGGAACGATTTGCGACGGGACCCCGCGGACCCGCGCAGCCCGCTGCCGCGCACGATCTGCTAGCGACCGCCGGCCGCCGCATCCTCGGGCGTGGCGCAAAGCGGCTGCTCCAACGCGGCAACGCCATTGCCGCGGGTGATCACGACGTCACGCCCGAGGACCTGCACGCGCTTCGTATCCGTGCTAAGCGGGTGCGCTACTTGCTCGAATTCCTCCGTGAGTTGACCGGCAAACCGGGCCGCCGCTTGGTCAAGCGACTGATCCGGCTGCAAGACCTCCTCGGTGCACATCAGGATGCCGTGGTAGCAACCGCGTTCCTGCACCAGGCGACCAGCGCCGCGCCGATGGAATCCGCCGGGTTGCTTGCGCTGGGCGCGTATACTGAGCACCAGCGGCAGCGCGCCGCCAACGCACGCACGGAATTCCGCCGCGCGTGGTGCCGCTTCGCGCGCAAGCGCACGCTGGAGGATCTGCGGGCGTTGCTTCGTCGACTCAAGGCGCTATCACGCGCGAACCCAGCGCCGCCTGCAATGCCGAGCGCCGATGCCGCCGCACT
- the tmk gene encoding dTMP kinase has translation MHGEDKAFYGHGLPYLKIGSLRGSLIVIEGTDGVGRSTQIEQLTPWLEVQGHGVTNTGWTRSPLLSETINEAKAGHELTVTTFSLLYAADFADRLENEIIPALRAGFIVVADRYMYTAFARNAVMRADPKWTRELFGCALVPDLVLYLKIDADHLIPRVLEGKGMDYWESGMHLALGSDIFDSFRHYQTRLIREYNRLAQEFQFVTIDARRPIETIQADLRRHISSYLNRSKRPPADPASLAESKLAVDE, from the coding sequence ATGCACGGTGAAGATAAGGCCTTCTACGGGCATGGCCTGCCGTATCTGAAAATCGGTTCGCTGCGCGGCAGCCTGATTGTGATCGAGGGAACCGACGGGGTTGGCCGCTCGACCCAGATCGAGCAGCTCACGCCGTGGTTGGAAGTGCAAGGCCACGGCGTGACCAACACCGGGTGGACCCGGTCTCCGTTGCTCTCCGAGACCATCAACGAAGCGAAGGCTGGTCACGAGCTGACCGTGACTACGTTCAGCTTGCTCTACGCCGCCGACTTCGCCGATCGCTTGGAGAATGAAATCATTCCCGCGCTCCGTGCCGGGTTCATCGTTGTCGCGGACCGCTATATGTACACGGCCTTTGCGCGCAATGCGGTCATGCGCGCCGATCCGAAGTGGACCCGCGAACTCTTCGGGTGCGCGCTCGTGCCCGATCTGGTTTTGTATCTCAAGATCGACGCCGATCATTTGATTCCACGCGTGCTCGAAGGCAAGGGTATGGACTACTGGGAGTCCGGCATGCACCTGGCGTTGGGCAGTGACATCTTCGACTCGTTCCGCCACTACCAGACCCGACTGATTCGCGAGTACAATCGGCTGGCGCAGGAATTCCAGTTCGTCACCATTGACGCGCGCCGGCCGATTGAGACGATTCAGGCCGACCTGCGGCGCCACATCTCTTCCTACCTCAACCGCAGCAAACGACCGCCCGCCGATCCCGCCTCGTTGGCGGAGAGCAAGTTGGCGGTCGACGAATAA
- a CDS encoding thymidylate kinase produces MLTEPHLYPGKLIIVEGIDGSGKSTQIALLHRWLVAQGHKVFFTEWNSSILVRRSMKRGKKKDLLTPTTFSLLHAVDFADRLTYKIVPPLKAGMIVLADRYVYTAFARDVARGVHPEWVRAVYSFAPRPDLALYFRVPIDVALDRILSGRAKLKYHEAGMDVGLSRDPVESFQLFQSRVLKSYDALVAEFGLKVVDARGDINSQQALVRRLARRAIRDYRGTVAEVAAAPVERVVSDSGGASESGGIGDAR; encoded by the coding sequence ATGTTGACCGAACCGCATCTGTATCCGGGTAAACTCATCATCGTCGAAGGTATCGACGGCTCCGGCAAGTCGACCCAGATCGCGCTGCTGCACCGCTGGCTGGTCGCGCAGGGCCACAAGGTGTTCTTTACCGAATGGAACTCGTCGATCCTGGTGCGACGCTCGATGAAGCGCGGCAAGAAGAAGGATCTGCTCACGCCGACGACGTTCAGTCTTCTTCACGCGGTCGATTTCGCCGACCGCTTGACCTACAAGATCGTTCCCCCGCTGAAAGCTGGAATGATCGTGTTGGCGGATCGCTATGTGTACACGGCGTTCGCGCGTGATGTCGCGCGTGGCGTCCATCCGGAGTGGGTACGCGCCGTCTACAGCTTCGCTCCGCGGCCGGACCTGGCGCTGTACTTTCGCGTCCCGATCGACGTGGCGCTTGATCGCATCCTGAGCGGCCGCGCCAAACTGAAGTATCACGAGGCCGGGATGGACGTGGGGTTGAGTCGTGACCCGGTGGAGAGTTTCCAGTTGTTCCAAAGCCGCGTGCTCAAGAGCTACGATGCGCTGGTGGCGGAGTTCGGACTCAAAGTGGTCGACGCGCGGGGCGACATCAATAGCCAGCAGGCGCTCGTTCGCCGGCTGGCCCGTCGTGCAATCCGCGACTACCGCGGGACGGTTGCCGAGGTCGCTGCCGCGCCCGTCGAGCGAGTCGTGAGCGACAGCGGAGGCGCCAGCGAAAGCGGAGGGATCGGGGATGCACGGTGA
- a CDS encoding Ppx/GppA family phosphatase, whose protein sequence is MRIAAIDVGSNSIHMVIAQVESDGRFRVLDRAKEMVRLGRGSLRSGRLSAEAMNAGLRTLSAFRTLGERQGVERFKAVATSAVRETRNGGDFIQRVYDDVGLRVKVIPGREEARLIYLGVRHAIDLHGAETLIVDAGGGSVELVVVEDDRPTGLHSLKIGVARLSEEFVGDDALGAQGVAQIEAHLHQHLDPILAPLAKRDIRRVVATSGTLLNVITIAAFQRGEPPDGHLNNCVATAEEIAHVRRLVTKADRAERLRIKGLDAKRSDIIVAGACLADHILRQLDAKEMVACTWALREGLLLDFIAKHRKGIEEIERFADVRRRSVARFVRHLGGTEQHGQQVARIALRLFDQLSSALGLEPAAREWLEFAALLHDVGHHIGHENHHRHSYYLITNGDLLGFQRDELELIALVARYHQKGAPKGSDDAFAELPSAERRTVRALSAILRVADGLDRSHYGVVRDVTMTQRSDRWLLQLQTDGDDAELEIWEARRRAEPLEKLLDTAVDFRVIP, encoded by the coding sequence ATGCGCATTGCTGCAATCGACGTTGGGAGCAATTCCATCCACATGGTGATTGCCCAAGTAGAATCCGACGGACGCTTCCGCGTACTCGATCGTGCCAAGGAAATGGTGCGGTTGGGTCGCGGCAGTCTGCGTAGTGGGCGGCTGTCGGCTGAGGCGATGAATGCCGGCCTGCGCACGCTCTCGGCGTTTCGGACGCTGGGCGAGCGCCAAGGCGTCGAGCGGTTCAAGGCCGTGGCCACCAGCGCGGTCCGCGAGACGCGCAATGGCGGCGATTTCATCCAGCGCGTGTACGACGACGTGGGCCTGCGCGTCAAAGTAATCCCCGGACGCGAGGAGGCGCGCTTGATCTATCTCGGTGTGCGTCACGCCATTGATTTGCACGGCGCCGAGACGCTGATCGTCGACGCCGGTGGCGGCAGCGTCGAACTCGTTGTGGTTGAGGACGACCGGCCAACCGGACTGCACAGCCTCAAGATCGGTGTGGCGCGCCTCAGTGAGGAGTTCGTCGGTGATGACGCGCTCGGTGCACAGGGGGTCGCTCAGATTGAGGCGCACTTGCACCAGCACCTCGATCCGATTCTTGCGCCACTCGCGAAGCGCGACATCCGCCGCGTGGTCGCGACATCGGGGACGCTCTTGAACGTGATCACCATCGCCGCGTTCCAGCGCGGTGAGCCGCCCGACGGCCACCTCAACAATTGCGTGGCGACGGCGGAGGAGATCGCCCACGTCCGCCGGCTGGTGACCAAGGCCGACCGTGCCGAACGCCTGCGGATCAAGGGCTTGGATGCGAAGCGGAGTGACATCATCGTCGCCGGTGCCTGCTTGGCCGACCACATTTTGCGCCAACTCGACGCGAAGGAAATGGTGGCCTGTACCTGGGCGTTGCGAGAGGGGTTGCTGCTCGACTTCATCGCCAAGCATCGCAAAGGGATCGAGGAGATCGAACGCTTCGCCGATGTGCGGCGCCGCAGCGTGGCGCGCTTCGTCCGCCACTTGGGAGGAACGGAGCAGCACGGGCAGCAGGTCGCTCGCATCGCGCTGCGTCTGTTTGATCAACTGAGCAGCGCGCTCGGTCTCGAGCCGGCCGCGCGCGAATGGCTCGAGTTTGCCGCACTGCTGCACGATGTCGGGCATCACATCGGCCATGAGAACCACCATCGGCACTCCTACTATCTGATCACGAATGGTGACTTGCTCGGCTTTCAGCGCGACGAGTTGGAACTCATCGCCTTGGTGGCGCGCTATCACCAGAAGGGCGCACCCAAGGGGTCGGACGATGCGTTTGCCGAGTTGCCCAGCGCTGAGCGCCGTACGGTGCGCGCGTTGAGCGCCATCTTGCGCGTGGCCGACGGTTTGGATCGCAGCCACTACGGCGTGGTGCGCGATGTGACGATGACCCAACGCTCAGACCGCTGGCTCTTGCAGCTCCAGACCGACGGCGACGATGCAGAGCTGGAAATTTGGGAAGCCCGCCGCCGTGCCGAGCCGCTTGAGAAACTGCTGGACACTGCAGTGGACTTTCGTGTCATCCCGTAA
- a CDS encoding sulfatase-like hydrolase/transferase — MPNRPNILFILADDMGYGDFGCFNDGVSQTPTLDHLVSEGVCLTQHYSASPVCAPARASLLTGRYPHRTGVIDTLEMRGLDRLALRERTVADLLKRAGYITGLVGKWHNGSLDPRYHPNQRGFDEFAGFSGGWSPYFDWRLDRNGAIARSDGTYLTDVLTEEAEQFIHRHRSEPFFLYLAYNAPHFPFQSRDDDLAPFRDADRFTPAVSHIFGMIRGMDRGIARVLDALDHEGLADNTLVLFSSDNGPQFGGKGDMCTDRFNCGFRGAKLLVYEGGIRLPMVLRWPAGFAGRRQIDEMVHFTDWLPTLLDVAGAAPPHDVQLDGVNVLPMLQGERGKVCTTRFWQWNRYTPVGECNAAMRDGRWKLVRPAITEAMALASSDLKMDIDAKYHPDDHTDIMRTPEPARELSPPPAPQLFDLVTDPFERNDLAPFEHARVTRMQSQLAAWFEEVETERRSISS; from the coding sequence ATGCCGAATCGTCCCAACATCCTCTTCATCCTCGCCGATGACATGGGGTACGGCGACTTCGGTTGCTTCAACGACGGCGTGTCGCAAACGCCGACGCTCGATCATCTCGTCAGCGAGGGCGTCTGCCTGACGCAACACTACTCGGCCTCGCCGGTATGCGCGCCGGCGCGGGCGTCGCTGCTGACCGGACGCTATCCGCATCGCACCGGTGTCATCGACACGCTGGAGATGCGCGGGCTCGATCGCCTCGCGCTGCGCGAACGCACGGTTGCCGACCTGCTCAAGCGCGCGGGCTACATCACTGGTCTGGTGGGCAAGTGGCACAACGGCTCGCTCGATCCGCGCTATCACCCGAATCAGCGCGGCTTCGACGAGTTCGCGGGTTTCTCCGGCGGCTGGTCGCCGTACTTCGACTGGCGGTTGGATCGCAACGGAGCCATCGCGCGCAGCGACGGGACGTATCTCACCGACGTCCTCACCGAGGAGGCCGAGCAGTTCATTCACCGCCATCGCAGCGAGCCCTTCTTCCTCTACCTCGCCTACAATGCGCCGCACTTCCCGTTTCAATCGCGCGACGACGATCTCGCGCCGTTTCGTGACGCGGACCGCTTCACCCCCGCGGTCAGTCACATCTTCGGCATGATTCGCGGCATGGATCGCGGCATCGCGCGGGTACTCGACGCGCTCGATCACGAAGGGCTTGCCGACAACACGCTGGTGCTCTTCTCCAGCGACAACGGGCCGCAGTTCGGCGGCAAAGGCGACATGTGTACCGACCGATTCAACTGCGGATTCAGAGGCGCCAAGCTCCTGGTGTACGAGGGCGGCATCCGCCTGCCGATGGTGTTGCGATGGCCTGCCGGTTTCGCTGGCCGGCGACAGATCGACGAAATGGTTCACTTCACCGACTGGTTGCCGACGCTGCTCGACGTCGCCGGCGCGGCGCCGCCGCACGATGTGCAACTCGACGGCGTGAATGTCCTGCCCATGCTGCAAGGCGAGCGGGGCAAAGTGTGCACCACGCGCTTCTGGCAATGGAACCGCTACACCCCTGTCGGCGAGTGTAACGCGGCGATGCGCGACGGCCGCTGGAAACTCGTTCGTCCCGCGATCACTGAGGCGATGGCACTCGCCAGCAGTGATCTCAAGATGGACATCGACGCGAAGTACCATCCCGACGACCATACCGACATCATGCGGACACCCGAACCAGCACGCGAGCTGTCTCCACCGCCGGCGCCGCAACTGTTCGATCTCGTCACCGATCCGTTCGAGCGGAATGATCTCGCCCCGTTCGAACACGCGCGAGTCACTCGCATGCAAAGCCAGCTTGCGGCCTGGTTCGAGGAGGTCGAGACCGAGCGCCGAAGCATTTCGAGCTAG
- a CDS encoding GFA family protein: MEGRCLCGAVAFEIHGPATAIELCHCVRCRAASGSAFAATFWVKATDFAWLRGLELVAVFDLPVREKPPAYRQCFCRVCGSPLPIARDGAQFVEIPAGLIAGDCGSRLIDQIHVNQKAPWWNLDHSLPSYDAGPPRDVRMQMLRALKLDRK, encoded by the coding sequence ATGGAAGGACGATGTTTGTGTGGGGCCGTCGCGTTTGAGATCCACGGTCCCGCGACGGCGATCGAGTTGTGTCACTGCGTGCGCTGTCGCGCGGCCTCCGGGTCCGCGTTTGCCGCGACCTTCTGGGTGAAGGCCACCGATTTCGCGTGGCTGCGGGGGCTGGAACTAGTCGCTGTGTTTGACCTCCCGGTGCGCGAGAAGCCGCCGGCATATCGCCAATGCTTCTGCCGTGTATGCGGCTCGCCACTGCCGATCGCGCGTGACGGCGCCCAGTTCGTCGAGATTCCCGCCGGGCTCATCGCGGGCGATTGTGGCTCCCGACTGATCGATCAGATCCACGTCAACCAGAAGGCGCCGTGGTGGAATCTCGATCACTCGCTGCCGAGCTACGATGCCGGTCCGCCGCGCGACGTGCGCATGCAAATGCTGCGGGCGCTCAAGCTCGATCGCAAGTGA
- a CDS encoding amidohydrolase family protein gives MHIDAHQHFWQYRRATHGWITDAMAPLKRDFLPEHLAPLLAAADFDGCVAVQAQQDVAETEWLLQLADAHPFIRGVVGWVDLCAPTVTDALHRCAAHSKLRGVRHVVQDEPDDQFVLRADFQRGIAALASFGLTYDVLVYARQLPAAIELVRRFPQQRFVLDHIGKPEIGARRIDDWRRDIVALAASGDVYCKLSGMVTETDWHSWKPAHFTVYLDAALEAFGPQRLLIGSDWPVCLLAGTYADVVAIVTDYIARLAPGEQRAILGETAVHCYGLA, from the coding sequence GTGCACATCGATGCTCATCAACACTTCTGGCAGTACCGGCGCGCGACGCACGGGTGGATCACTGATGCGATGGCGCCGCTCAAGCGTGACTTCCTGCCCGAGCATTTGGCGCCGCTGCTCGCCGCGGCGGACTTCGACGGCTGCGTGGCTGTCCAAGCGCAGCAGGACGTCGCCGAAACCGAATGGCTGCTGCAACTAGCCGACGCGCATCCGTTCATTCGCGGCGTCGTCGGCTGGGTCGATCTGTGTGCGCCCACCGTCACCGATGCGCTGCATCGCTGTGCCGCCCATTCAAAGCTGCGCGGCGTCCGCCACGTCGTGCAGGACGAGCCTGACGATCAGTTTGTGCTGCGCGCTGACTTCCAGCGTGGCATTGCGGCGCTCGCGTCGTTCGGTCTGACCTACGATGTCCTCGTCTACGCGCGCCAGTTGCCCGCCGCGATCGAATTGGTACGACGGTTCCCGCAACAACGCTTCGTCCTCGATCATATCGGCAAGCCGGAGATCGGCGCGCGCCGCATTGATGACTGGCGACGCGACATCGTCGCGCTGGCCGCGTCCGGCGACGTGTACTGCAAGCTCTCCGGGATGGTCACCGAAACGGACTGGCACAGTTGGAAACCGGCCCACTTCACCGTGTATCTCGACGCCGCGCTCGAAGCCTTCGGTCCGCAGCGGCTGCTGATCGGCTCCGATTGGCCGGTCTGCTTGCTTGCCGGCACCTATGCCGATGTCGTCGCCATCGTCACCGACTATATTGCGCGCCTTGCGCCCGGCGAGCAGCGAGCGATCCTCGGGGAAACAGCCGTGCATTGCTACGGGCTCGCGTGA
- a CDS encoding Gfo/Idh/MocA family oxidoreductase: MMDAVSRFTDLRQRWPLPTAPRPIVIIGAGSIVRDAHLPVYQRLGFPVAGIFDVNPAASRERAETFGIPRVFDSLDAALATPDAVFDVAAPPGEIAGILNHMPASAAVLIQKPMGRDLADARRIREICRGRQLTAAINFQLRFAPNMLALRDALQRELLGDVTDIEVRLNLHTPWGYWAFLKGVPRLEVLVHSVHYIDLIRALIGEPHGVYCRGVRHPDLAEYPDVRTSIILDYGDLIRCSLTLNHTHTFGTRYGMSQLKIEGTRGAAIARMGVNLNYPHGEPDALEITTGSDDWANVPLRGSWFLEAFEGPMANLQRVVAGEDATLMSSVEDAFHTMAIVEACYESSAHGATPILSGE; this comes from the coding sequence ATGATGGACGCTGTCAGTCGATTCACCGACTTGCGCCAACGCTGGCCGCTGCCGACCGCACCGCGGCCGATTGTCATCATCGGTGCCGGCAGCATCGTGCGTGATGCGCACCTGCCGGTCTACCAACGGCTCGGCTTCCCGGTCGCGGGCATCTTCGATGTAAACCCGGCGGCGAGTCGCGAGCGGGCGGAGACCTTCGGCATCCCGCGCGTGTTCGATTCGCTCGACGCGGCGCTCGCAACGCCGGACGCGGTGTTCGACGTGGCCGCGCCGCCGGGTGAAATTGCGGGCATCCTGAATCACATGCCAGCCAGCGCGGCGGTGTTGATTCAAAAGCCGATGGGGCGCGACCTCGCTGATGCGCGTCGCATCCGCGAGATCTGTCGTGGCCGCCAACTCACCGCGGCGATCAATTTTCAACTCCGCTTCGCGCCCAACATGCTAGCGCTGCGCGACGCGTTGCAGCGCGAGCTGCTCGGCGACGTCACCGACATCGAAGTGCGACTGAACTTGCATACACCATGGGGCTACTGGGCGTTCTTGAAGGGCGTACCGCGGCTCGAGGTGCTGGTGCACTCGGTCCACTACATCGATCTCATTCGCGCGCTGATTGGTGAACCGCACGGCGTCTACTGCCGCGGGGTACGTCATCCGGATCTCGCCGAATACCCCGACGTCCGCACGAGCATCATTCTCGACTACGGCGATCTGATCCGCTGCAGCCTGACCCTCAACCACACGCACACGTTCGGGACGCGGTACGGAATGTCGCAGCTCAAGATCGAGGGCACGCGCGGTGCCGCGATTGCCAGGATGGGCGTGAACCTCAACTATCCACACGGCGAGCCCGATGCACTGGAGATCACGACCGGCAGCGACGACTGGGCCAACGTGCCGCTGCGCGGTTCGTGGTTTCTCGAAGCGTTCGAGGGACCGATGGCGAATCTGCAGCGCGTCGTGGCCGGCGAGGACGCGACATTGATGTCGAGCGTTGAGGACGCGTTCCATACGATGGCAATCGTCGAAGCCTGCTACGAGTCGAGCGCGCACGGTGCGACGCCGATCCTGTCGGGAGAGTGA